A window of Puntigrus tetrazona isolate hp1 chromosome 11, ASM1883169v1, whole genome shotgun sequence contains these coding sequences:
- the txlng gene encoding gamma-taxilin isoform X3, with amino-acid sequence MEEIIGVCGLEARGRVEGSSSPPDMETPSQDNVEDFAGLVISEEERGETPGREDSNPDPLDGELDPNAEKTKDQKAFGKEVLLLMQALHTLATPEEKLAALCKKYADLLEESRSMQKQVKVLQKKQNQVLKEKIHLQSEHSKAVLARSKLESLCRELQRHNKTLKEENAQRSREYEEQRKEATLHFQMTLNEIEAQMEQHNSHNSKLRQENLELAEKLKKLIEQYELREEHIDKVFKHKELQQQLVDAKLQRTAELMREVEEKQQREREFLLKDATESRHKCELMREQEHQLKQQLTLYMDKFEEFQTTLAKSNEVFTTFRQEMEKMTKKIKKLEKETTLWRTKWETNNQTLLQMAEEKTVRDKNYKALQGKLERLEKLCRALQRERNDLNLKLQALQGPAKDPEEEGTGPPDPQPQGPNPEIEREVEGEMEGSVSQTEKLGLQPEEEGTTSSRQLTDD; translated from the exons ATGGAGGAAATAATCGGGGTCTGTGGTCTAGAAGCCAGAGGACGCGTTGAAGGGAGCAGTTCGCCTCCGGACATGGAGACCCCATCGCAGGATAACGTGGAGGATTTCGCCGGGCTGGTGATCAGTGAGGAGGAGCGAGGGGAGACGCCCGGAAGAGAGGATAGCAACCCTGACCCCCTCGATGGGGAGCTGGACCCTAATGCTGAGAAAACCAAGGACCAAAAAGCATTTG GCAAAGAGGTTCTGTTGCTGATGCAGGCGCTTCATACTTTAGCCACCCCAGAAGAAAAACTCGCTGCCCTTTGTAAGAAATATGCAGACCTG CTGGAGGAGAGTCGCAGCATGCAAAAGCAGGTGAAGGTGTTGCAGAAGAAGCAGAACCAGGTGCTGAAAGAGAAGATCCACCTGCAGAGCGAGCACAGCAAGGCCGTCCTGGCGCGGAGCAAACTGGAGAGTCTCTGCAGGGAACTTCAGCGCCATAACAAGACCTTAAAG GAGGAGAATGCTCAGAGGTCCAGGGAGTACGAAGAGCAGCGCAAAGAGGCGACTCTGCACTTCCAGATGACACTCAACGAGATTGAGGCCCAGATGGAGCAGCACAACTCGCACAACAGCAAGCTGCGGCAGGAGAACTTGGAGCTGGCTGAGAAACTCAAGAAGCTCATTGAGCAGTACGAGCTCCGGGAGGAG CACATCGACAAGGTGTTCAAACACAAAGAACTGCAACAGCAGCTGGTGGACGCTAAACTCCAGAGGACGGCTGAGCTGATGCGAGAGGTGGAGGAGAAacagcaaagagagagagagttt CTCCTGAAGGATGCGACCGAGTCCAGACACAAATGTGAGCTGATGAGGGAGCAGGAGCATCAGTTAAAGCAGCAGCTCACTCTGTACATGGACAAGTTCGAGGAGTTTCAGACCACCCTCGCCAAGAGCAACGAGGTCTTCACCACCTTCAGACAGGAGATGGAGAAA ATGACGAAGAAGATCAAGAAGCTTGAGAAGGAGACCACGCTATGGAGGACCAAATGGGAGACCAACAACCAGACTCTACTGCAGATGGCAGAGGAG AAAACGGTGCGAGACAAGAATTACAAGGCCCTCCAAGGGAAACTGGAGCGTCTGGAGAAGCTTTGCAGGGCCCTCCAGAGAGAACGCAACGACCTGAACCTGAAACTCCAGGCCCTTCAGGGCCCAGCGAAAGATCCGGAGGAAGAAGGCACGGGGCCTCCTGACCCTCAGCCGCAGGGGCCTAAcccagagatagagagagaggtGGAGGGAGAGATGGAGGGTTCGGTGTCTCAAACAGAGAAACTCGGGCTTCAGCCTGAAGAAGAGGGCACCACGTCATCCAGACAACTCACTGACGACTGA
- the rtel1 gene encoding regulator of telomere elongation helicase 1, translated as MPVIKLKGVSVDFPFTPYSCQEDYMSKVIECLQNKVNGVLESPTGTGKTLCLLCSTLGWREHFKDTISARKIVERMGGAELFPDRPMSSWGTAATDGDAPTYYTDIPKIIYASRTHSQLTQVISELKNTSYRPKICVLGSREQLCINQEVMRHESNHIKVHMCRAKVTSRSCVFYNNVDEKSTDKEIMNSILDVEDLVKTGKKQRVCPYYLSRSLKQHADVIFMPYNYLLDPKSRRAHNIELKGAVVIFDEAHNVEKMCEESTSFDLTPYDLISAIEAVDRLLREQASDISKADSAEDFNVESLNTGLKLDITTIAKIKQILMDLESSINGFEMPANNQGITKPGSFIYELFQMAHVNSDTKTSVVEAMEQITGYLAGRPGVFLNTSGLQKVADIIQLVFGPEPLEGNKKSQMGNSMKEFKVHIHPDTSNFKKKQMTDVWASSSTKKQGNVLSYWCFSPGFSMQELLRQGVRSIILTSGTLSPLSSFTCEMQIPFPVSLENPHVIQRDQIFVSIIEKGPDGVQLSTAFDRRFVPENMSSMGNTLVNLARVVPHGLLVFFPSYPVMDKTLEFWRANGQADRIEHVKPMFIEPRGKGTFTEVIDGYYDKVNDPNSSGGSFFAVCRGKASEGLDFADTYGRGVVITGLPFPPRMDPRVVLKMQYLDEMCKNKISGVKYLSGQEWYRQQASRAVNQAIGRVIRHREDYGAIFLCDHRFKGAEARNQLPSWVRPYVKIYDGFGTVVRDAAQFFRTAQKTRPAPVRKDKQACKNQADTGLLDTGSSCPANSVWISNISRKAKTLDSHVPSLKRRRLESEEHSGRDGAARLCIQYEMEMTSKRKPVGLLDALDDTTNGGGMEDAMAGEERASRLSTLSLQHDKRLDDESRGGKRKIKVVQERKTVTTCTAKTGKDFMMELRRCLSHENFKLIMEALQSYKASDDLSDLLANVTEPLIQDRNTHRLLRGLYQFIRPHHKKEFNERCSELTGEGCGYKQEHSLSREEREALRKDTVKSEMSRVNPPSEQLNSSQQLNQGGSHLRVTELSGGDGKIGGNARSEVQKPQTSIKEGLSCSSLLSDIKQAIGAEKTRQMFLALQAYKTSNNYEQMVSTVVSLLTERDEDITLLERLSVLIRPQHRKQFGELLKSLTGNDSVANQDSAVESSQLNQASELSAGKTQSKISSFFL; from the exons ATGCCTGTTATTAAGCTCAAAGGAGTCAGTGTGGACTTTCCCTTCACTCCATACTCGTGCCAGGAGGACTACATGAGCAAAGTCATCGAGTGCCTGCAGAAT AAAGTGAATGGAGTTCTCGAGAGTCCCACAGGCACGGGTAAAACGCTCTGTCTGCTGTGTTCGACGCTGGGGTGGAGAGAGCACTTCAAAGACACCATCTCTGCCCGCAAGATAGTGGAGAGAATGGGAGGAGCGGAGCTGTTCCCAGACAGGCCGATGTCATCGTGGGGGACGGCAGCCACCGACGGAGACGCTCCAA CTTATTACACAGACATCCCCAAGATCATATATGCATCCAGGACCCATTCGCAGCTAACACAAGTCATCAGCGAACTGAAGAACACATCGTACAG GCCAAAGATTTGCGTTTTGGGATCCAGAGAACAGCTCTGCATAAACCAGGAAGTGATGCGTCATGAAAGTAACCACATTAAG GTTCACATGTGCAGAGCAAAAGTAACGTCTCGCTCCTGTGTCTTTTACAACAATGTTGATG AGAAAAGCACTGACAAAGAAATCATGAACTCTATTCTGGATGTGGAAGACCTTgtaaaaacaggcaaaaagCAAAG AGTTTGTCCTTACTACCTGTCACGCTCACTCAAACAACACGCTGACGTCATCTTCATGCCTTACAACTACCTGCTTGACCCAAAg AGTCGAAGAGCACACAACATCGAGCTGAAAGGAGCTGTGGTTATTTTTGACGAGGCTCATAACGTT GAGAAGATGTGTGAAGAGTCCACCTCGTTTGACCTCACCCCTTACGACCTGATTTCTGCCATTGAGGCTGTGGATCGACTGCTGCGGGAACAAGCCTCGGACATCAGCAAAGCAGATTCTGCTGAAGATTTTAATGTGGAATCACTGAACACTG gTTTGAAACTGGATATTACCACAATCGCAAAAATAAAAC AAATTTTGATGGATCTGGAATCTTCCATTAACGGTTTTGAGATGCCAGCAAATAATCAAGGAATCACCAAACCTGGCAG TTTCATATATGAGCTTTTTCAAATGGCTCACGTGAACTCTGACACTAAAACATCAGTGGTGGAAGCCATGGAGCAGATCACGGGATATTTAGCAGGGA ggCCTGGTGTCTTTCTAAACACTAGTGGGCTACAGAAAGTGGCAGATATAATCCAG CTGGTGTTCGGACCTGAACCTCTAGAGGGCAACAAGAAATCACAGATGGGAAACAGCATGAAGGAGTTTAag GTCCACATTCATCCAGACACCAGCAACTTCAAGAAGAAACAGATGACTGATGTATGGGCTTCCTCCTCTACCAAAAAACAAG GGAATGTGCTGAGTTACTGGTGTTTTTCTCCGGGGTTCAGCATGCAGGAGTTGCTCAGACAGGGAGTGCGCAGCATCATTCTGACCAGTGGAACTCTCTCGCCGCTCTCGTCTTTCACctgtgaaatgcaaat tcctTTCCCTGTATCCTTGGAGAATCCTCACGTCATCCAGCGTGATCAGATCTTTGTCAGTATCATTGAAAAAGGTCCAGACGGCGTGCAGTTGAGCACAGCCTTTGACAGGAG GTTCGTTCCTGAAAACATGTCATCCATGGGAAACACTCTGG TCAATCTGGCACGGGTAGTGCCTCATGGACTGCTGGTGTTCTTCCCTTCGTATCCGGTGATGGATAAGACTCTGGAGTTCTGGAGG GCTAATGGACAAGCCGATCGCATTGAGCATGTGAAGCCCATGTTTATAGAACCCAGGGGTAAAGGCACTTTTACAGAG GTGATTGATGGTTATTATGACAAGGTGAACGACCCAAACTCCAGCGGAGGCAGCTTCTTTGCCGTATGCAGAGGAAAG GCTAGCGAAGGGCTGGATTTTGCGGACACGTACGGCCGAGGGGTCGTGATCACCGGGCTTCCCTTCCCCCCAAGGATGGACCCCAGAGTGGTGCTAAAAATGCAGTATCTGGATGAGATGTGCAAGAATAAAATAAGCGGAGTGAAG TACCTTTCTGGGCAGGAGTGGTACAGACAGCAGGCCTCTCGAGCCGTCAATCAAGCCATTGGCAGAGTGATCCGGCACAGAGAAGACTACGGAGCTATTTTCCTCTGCGATCACAG GTTCAAAGGCGCCGAAGCCCGTAATCAGCTTCCTTCATGGGTGAGGCCGTATGTTAAGATTTATGATGGCTTTGGTACCGTGGTCCGCGATGCGGCTCAATTCTTTCGCACAGCGCAAAAAACC AGACCAGCTCCTGTTAGGAAAGACAAACAGGCCTGTAAAAATCAGGCAGACACTGGGCTGCTCGACACGGGCTCCAGCTGTCCTGCTAACAGTGTCTGGATCAGTAACATCTCTCGAAAGGCCAAAACACTAGACTCGCACGTCCCCAGCCTAAAGAGGAGAAGATTAG AGTCAGAAGAGCATTCTGGGAGGGATGGAGCTGCCAGACTTTGCATTCAATATGAGATGGAGATGACAAGTAAAAGGAAACCAGTCGGCTTGCTGGATGCCCTGGACGACACAACCAACGGAGGAGGGATGGAAGATGCCATGGCTGGGGAAGAAAGA GCGAGTCGCTTGTCGACGCTTTCTCTCCAGCATGACAAACGTCTGGATGATGAATCGAGGGGCGGGAAACGGAAAATTAAAGTGGTTCAAGAGCGG AAAACGGTGACTACTTGTACTGCAAAAACAGGCAAAGATTTCATGATGGAGCTGAGACGATGCCTGAGTCACGAGAACTTCAAACTCATCATGGAGGCGCTGCAGTCCTACAAGGCAAGCGATGACCTGAGTGACCTTCTCGCTAACGTGACCGAACCGCTCATACAAGACCGCAACACACACCGTCTGCTCCGAG GTCTTTATCAGTTTATTCGGCCACACCATAAGAAGGAGTTCAACGAGCGTTGTTCGGAGTTGACCGGTGAGGGCTGTGGCTACAAACAAGAGCATTCGCTGTCCAGGGAGGAGCGAGAGGCTCTCAGGAAGGACACGG TGAAAAGTGAGATGTCACGCGTGAACCCACCCAGTGAGCAGCTGAATTCAAGTCAACAGCTGAACCAAGGTGGTTCTCACCTGAGAGTTACAGAACTCAGTGGCGGGGATGGTAAAATTGGAG GGAACGCGAGAAGTGAAGTCCAGAAGCCACAAACATCGATCAAAGAAGGCCTGTCGTGCTCCTCTCTACTGTCTGACATTAAACAGGCCATCGGTGCAGAAAAAACCCGTCAGATGTTTTTGGCCTTGCAGGCCtataaaacatcaaacaatTATGAACAGATGGTGTCAACTGTTGTGAGTTTATTGACTGAGAGAGATGAAGACATCACTCTGCTAGAAC GGTTATCTGTGCTCATTCGACCGCAGCACAGGAAGCAGTTCGGTGAGCTGTTAAAATCCTTGACCGGAAATGATTCTGTTGCAAACCAGGATTCAGCCGTGGAATCAAGTCAACTAAATcaag CATCTGAGTTATCTGCAGGAAAGACTCAAAGCAAGATATCATCCTTCTTTTTATAA
- the txlng gene encoding gamma-taxilin isoform X2, whose translation MRFVSSEDVKARGTEVMEEIIGVCGLEARGRVEGSSSPPDMETPSQDNVEDFAGLVISEEERGETPGREDSNPDPLDGELDPNAEKTKDQKAFGKEVLLLMQALHTLATPEEKLAALCKKYADLLEESRSMQKQVKVLQKKQNQVLKEKIHLQSEHSKAVLARSKLESLCRELQRHNKTLKEENAQRSREYEEQRKEATLHFQMTLNEIEAQMEQHNSHNSKLRQENLELAEKLKKLIEQYELREEHIDKVFKHKELQQQLVDAKLQRTAELMREVEEKQQREREFLLKDATESRHKCELMREQEHQLKQQLTLYMDKFEEFQTTLAKSNEVFTTFRQEMEKMTKKIKKLEKETTLWRTKWETNNQTLLQMAEEKTVRDKNYKALQGKLERLEKLCRALQRERNDLNLKLQALQGPAKDPEEEGTGPPDPQPQGPNPEIEREVEGEMEGSVSQTEKLGLQPEEEGTTSSRQLTDD comes from the exons ATGCGTTTCGTTTCTAGCGAGGACGTAAAGGCGAGG GGCACCGAAGTCATGGAGGAAATAATCGGGGTCTGTGGTCTAGAAGCCAGAGGACGCGTTGAAGGGAGCAGTTCGCCTCCGGACATGGAGACCCCATCGCAGGATAACGTGGAGGATTTCGCCGGGCTGGTGATCAGTGAGGAGGAGCGAGGGGAGACGCCCGGAAGAGAGGATAGCAACCCTGACCCCCTCGATGGGGAGCTGGACCCTAATGCTGAGAAAACCAAGGACCAAAAAGCATTTG GCAAAGAGGTTCTGTTGCTGATGCAGGCGCTTCATACTTTAGCCACCCCAGAAGAAAAACTCGCTGCCCTTTGTAAGAAATATGCAGACCTG CTGGAGGAGAGTCGCAGCATGCAAAAGCAGGTGAAGGTGTTGCAGAAGAAGCAGAACCAGGTGCTGAAAGAGAAGATCCACCTGCAGAGCGAGCACAGCAAGGCCGTCCTGGCGCGGAGCAAACTGGAGAGTCTCTGCAGGGAACTTCAGCGCCATAACAAGACCTTAAAG GAGGAGAATGCTCAGAGGTCCAGGGAGTACGAAGAGCAGCGCAAAGAGGCGACTCTGCACTTCCAGATGACACTCAACGAGATTGAGGCCCAGATGGAGCAGCACAACTCGCACAACAGCAAGCTGCGGCAGGAGAACTTGGAGCTGGCTGAGAAACTCAAGAAGCTCATTGAGCAGTACGAGCTCCGGGAGGAG CACATCGACAAGGTGTTCAAACACAAAGAACTGCAACAGCAGCTGGTGGACGCTAAACTCCAGAGGACGGCTGAGCTGATGCGAGAGGTGGAGGAGAAacagcaaagagagagagagttt CTCCTGAAGGATGCGACCGAGTCCAGACACAAATGTGAGCTGATGAGGGAGCAGGAGCATCAGTTAAAGCAGCAGCTCACTCTGTACATGGACAAGTTCGAGGAGTTTCAGACCACCCTCGCCAAGAGCAACGAGGTCTTCACCACCTTCAGACAGGAGATGGAGAAA ATGACGAAGAAGATCAAGAAGCTTGAGAAGGAGACCACGCTATGGAGGACCAAATGGGAGACCAACAACCAGACTCTACTGCAGATGGCAGAGGAG AAAACGGTGCGAGACAAGAATTACAAGGCCCTCCAAGGGAAACTGGAGCGTCTGGAGAAGCTTTGCAGGGCCCTCCAGAGAGAACGCAACGACCTGAACCTGAAACTCCAGGCCCTTCAGGGCCCAGCGAAAGATCCGGAGGAAGAAGGCACGGGGCCTCCTGACCCTCAGCCGCAGGGGCCTAAcccagagatagagagagaggtGGAGGGAGAGATGGAGGGTTCGGTGTCTCAAACAGAGAAACTCGGGCTTCAGCCTGAAGAAGAGGGCACCACGTCATCCAGACAACTCACTGACGACTGA
- the txlng gene encoding gamma-taxilin isoform X1 → MATRSDARHENTENTQGTEVMEEIIGVCGLEARGRVEGSSSPPDMETPSQDNVEDFAGLVISEEERGETPGREDSNPDPLDGELDPNAEKTKDQKAFGKEVLLLMQALHTLATPEEKLAALCKKYADLLEESRSMQKQVKVLQKKQNQVLKEKIHLQSEHSKAVLARSKLESLCRELQRHNKTLKEENAQRSREYEEQRKEATLHFQMTLNEIEAQMEQHNSHNSKLRQENLELAEKLKKLIEQYELREEHIDKVFKHKELQQQLVDAKLQRTAELMREVEEKQQREREFLLKDATESRHKCELMREQEHQLKQQLTLYMDKFEEFQTTLAKSNEVFTTFRQEMEKMTKKIKKLEKETTLWRTKWETNNQTLLQMAEEKTVRDKNYKALQGKLERLEKLCRALQRERNDLNLKLQALQGPAKDPEEEGTGPPDPQPQGPNPEIEREVEGEMEGSVSQTEKLGLQPEEEGTTSSRQLTDD, encoded by the exons ATGGCGACGCGCTCAGACGCCAGGCACGAAAACACCGAAAACACACAG GGCACCGAAGTCATGGAGGAAATAATCGGGGTCTGTGGTCTAGAAGCCAGAGGACGCGTTGAAGGGAGCAGTTCGCCTCCGGACATGGAGACCCCATCGCAGGATAACGTGGAGGATTTCGCCGGGCTGGTGATCAGTGAGGAGGAGCGAGGGGAGACGCCCGGAAGAGAGGATAGCAACCCTGACCCCCTCGATGGGGAGCTGGACCCTAATGCTGAGAAAACCAAGGACCAAAAAGCATTTG GCAAAGAGGTTCTGTTGCTGATGCAGGCGCTTCATACTTTAGCCACCCCAGAAGAAAAACTCGCTGCCCTTTGTAAGAAATATGCAGACCTG CTGGAGGAGAGTCGCAGCATGCAAAAGCAGGTGAAGGTGTTGCAGAAGAAGCAGAACCAGGTGCTGAAAGAGAAGATCCACCTGCAGAGCGAGCACAGCAAGGCCGTCCTGGCGCGGAGCAAACTGGAGAGTCTCTGCAGGGAACTTCAGCGCCATAACAAGACCTTAAAG GAGGAGAATGCTCAGAGGTCCAGGGAGTACGAAGAGCAGCGCAAAGAGGCGACTCTGCACTTCCAGATGACACTCAACGAGATTGAGGCCCAGATGGAGCAGCACAACTCGCACAACAGCAAGCTGCGGCAGGAGAACTTGGAGCTGGCTGAGAAACTCAAGAAGCTCATTGAGCAGTACGAGCTCCGGGAGGAG CACATCGACAAGGTGTTCAAACACAAAGAACTGCAACAGCAGCTGGTGGACGCTAAACTCCAGAGGACGGCTGAGCTGATGCGAGAGGTGGAGGAGAAacagcaaagagagagagagttt CTCCTGAAGGATGCGACCGAGTCCAGACACAAATGTGAGCTGATGAGGGAGCAGGAGCATCAGTTAAAGCAGCAGCTCACTCTGTACATGGACAAGTTCGAGGAGTTTCAGACCACCCTCGCCAAGAGCAACGAGGTCTTCACCACCTTCAGACAGGAGATGGAGAAA ATGACGAAGAAGATCAAGAAGCTTGAGAAGGAGACCACGCTATGGAGGACCAAATGGGAGACCAACAACCAGACTCTACTGCAGATGGCAGAGGAG AAAACGGTGCGAGACAAGAATTACAAGGCCCTCCAAGGGAAACTGGAGCGTCTGGAGAAGCTTTGCAGGGCCCTCCAGAGAGAACGCAACGACCTGAACCTGAAACTCCAGGCCCTTCAGGGCCCAGCGAAAGATCCGGAGGAAGAAGGCACGGGGCCTCCTGACCCTCAGCCGCAGGGGCCTAAcccagagatagagagagaggtGGAGGGAGAGATGGAGGGTTCGGTGTCTCAAACAGAGAAACTCGGGCTTCAGCCTGAAGAAGAGGGCACCACGTCATCCAGACAACTCACTGACGACTGA